The Macrococcoides canis genome has a window encoding:
- the thiT gene encoding energy-coupled thiamine transporter ThiT produces MNRERTVVLLEIAMMAAFAMVLDFIDSQIKGIFFGLSLSFSMVPILLLSFRRGVKAGMAAGFLWGLLQIVVGDAAGSIVHPLQGFLDYAFAFTLIGLAGLAGRPVNHTKIVIFTALAVLARYFIHFLSGWVYFGAYAPKGQPAWLYSLLYNGQIALINGITCIVILVILFTVAPRLFNVTKNNRY; encoded by the coding sequence ATGAACAGAGAAAGAACGGTCGTATTATTAGAAATTGCGATGATGGCAGCATTCGCAATGGTGCTGGACTTTATTGATTCGCAGATTAAAGGCATATTCTTCGGTCTAAGCTTAAGCTTTTCGATGGTACCGATATTATTGCTTTCATTCAGAAGAGGTGTCAAAGCAGGAATGGCAGCAGGATTCCTTTGGGGATTACTGCAGATTGTAGTTGGAGATGCAGCGGGCAGTATCGTACATCCACTGCAGGGCTTTCTTGATTATGCATTCGCATTTACATTGATTGGACTTGCAGGACTTGCCGGTCGACCAGTCAATCATACGAAAATTGTGATCTTTACAGCGCTTGCAGTATTGGCGCGCTATTTCATCCATTTCTTATCGGGATGGGTCTACTTTGGAGCATATGCACCTAAAGGACAGCCGGCATGGCTATATTCATTGCTCTATAATGGACAGATCGCACTTATAAACGGCATCACATGTATCGTTATTCTAGTGATTCTGTTTACTGTAGCACCTAGATTATTTAATGTTACTAAGAATAACAGATATTAA
- a CDS encoding proline dehydrogenase family protein, translating into MGLTRDFFIKLSENETLNTAAKKYGLALGAHKVVAGTDVETTIESIRELNAQNISATVDNLGEFVFSKEEATAAKNNILEMIQAIYDAGVDAHMSIKLTQIGLDVDPEFCYENVREILMKAYECGNMHVNMDTEDYNHTVQTFEMLDRLKGEFKNVGTVIQGYLFRASEEIDKYQDVRLRLVKGAYKEDASVAYQSKEDIDANYIKIIEQRLLNAKAMTSIATHDHNIIDHVKKFIAQHNLNKDLIEFQMLYGFRSELQVEIANSGYNFCTYVPYGQDWYGYFMRRLAERPQNLQLVYKSIATPEVKKNAGIAAGAAVGVFALSKLLRRK; encoded by the coding sequence ATGGGATTAACGAGAGATTTTTTTATTAAATTAAGTGAAAACGAAACATTAAATACAGCAGCTAAGAAGTATGGTTTAGCATTAGGGGCGCATAAAGTCGTTGCCGGAACTGACGTTGAGACAACGATCGAATCTATTCGCGAATTAAACGCACAAAACATCTCTGCTACGGTAGATAACTTAGGAGAATTTGTCTTCTCAAAAGAAGAAGCGACTGCTGCTAAGAATAATATTCTAGAAATGATCCAGGCAATCTATGATGCAGGTGTTGATGCACATATGTCGATTAAGTTAACACAGATCGGTTTAGACGTGGACCCCGAGTTCTGCTATGAAAACGTTCGTGAAATTTTAATGAAAGCTTATGAATGCGGTAATATGCATGTCAATATGGATACTGAAGATTACAACCATACTGTACAGACATTCGAAATGTTAGATCGTTTAAAAGGCGAATTTAAAAATGTCGGTACTGTAATTCAAGGTTACCTTTTCCGTGCTTCTGAAGAAATTGATAAATATCAGGACGTACGTCTACGTCTTGTAAAGGGTGCATATAAAGAAGATGCATCAGTTGCATATCAGTCAAAAGAAGATATCGATGCGAACTACATCAAGATTATCGAGCAACGTCTATTAAATGCGAAAGCGATGACTTCAATCGCAACACATGACCACAACATTATCGACCACGTGAAGAAATTCATTGCTCAGCATAACTTGAACAAAGACTTAATCGAATTCCAGATGTTATATGGTTTCCGTTCTGAGTTACAAGTTGAAATCGCAAATTCAGGCTATAATTTCTGTACTTACGTGCCTTACGGACAAGACTGGTACGGTTACTTCATGCGTCGTCTTGCGGAACGTCCACAAAACTTACAGCTTGTGTACAAATCAATCGCAACACCTGAAGTGAAGAAGAATGCTGGAATCGCTGCAGGAGCTGCAGTTGGAGTATTCGCTTTATCAAAATTACTTAGAAGAAAATAA
- a CDS encoding AAA family ATPase — protein sequence MRDLGVYFGTFAPCHVGHLEQIIRAKRENKNALVIVSGYDEDRGDKAGMSLTNRVKAMRELLKDDENVTVVTLDETNIPRYPAGWAPWLDLLRDKITSQAAALELPMESVTFYVGEEEYIEPLDSYFTKVFAKSDVQITKVDRRITGISGTSIRENPILNWDFVTRPFRRFFVKNILIIGTASTGKTTLVRDLARRYSTSYSLEYSREYQTTRQVRDDELDIKDLHAIGIGQFELNRKHIHSPGTRKVFFADTDVMTTKLYTKLYAPKEDYEKIAPVFDYYISLQTWALIIVLPPTTNYVDDGFRDMSMADEKARLDMHQMFLDEIKYQGLEDKMVVLKGDSFQEKYEEAHRLVDEILADGKDN from the coding sequence ATGAGAGATTTAGGGGTATATTTCGGAACATTTGCACCATGTCATGTGGGGCATCTTGAACAGATTATTCGAGCAAAGCGTGAGAATAAAAATGCGCTTGTTATTGTCTCTGGTTATGACGAGGATAGAGGAGATAAAGCGGGAATGAGCTTGACGAATCGTGTGAAGGCGATGCGAGAACTGCTGAAAGACGATGAAAATGTAACCGTCGTTACACTTGATGAAACGAATATTCCAAGGTATCCAGCAGGATGGGCACCGTGGTTAGATTTATTACGAGATAAGATTACGTCTCAAGCAGCAGCTTTAGAATTACCGATGGAATCTGTAACGTTCTATGTAGGAGAAGAAGAGTATATCGAACCACTGGATTCGTATTTCACGAAAGTATTTGCTAAAAGTGATGTGCAAATTACAAAAGTTGATCGTAGAATTACTGGAATCAGCGGAACATCGATACGTGAGAATCCGATATTAAACTGGGATTTTGTTACACGTCCTTTCCGTAGATTCTTCGTTAAAAATATATTGATTATCGGAACGGCGAGTACAGGTAAGACGACACTCGTAAGAGACTTGGCAAGACGCTATTCAACTTCATATTCTTTAGAATATTCAAGGGAGTATCAGACAACAAGACAAGTCCGCGATGATGAGCTGGATATAAAAGACCTGCATGCAATTGGAATTGGCCAGTTTGAACTGAATCGTAAACACATCCACTCTCCAGGAACGCGTAAAGTATTCTTTGCAGATACAGATGTGATGACGACGAAACTTTATACGAAACTCTATGCACCTAAAGAAGACTATGAGAAGATTGCACCAGTATTTGATTACTATATCTCACTTCAGACATGGGCGCTGATAATCGTATTACCACCAACTACGAATTATGTAGACGACGGTTTCAGAGATATGTCGATGGCAGACGAAAAAGCACGCCTGGATATGCATCAAATGTTTCTGGATGAAATTAAATACCAAGGTCTGGAAGATAAGATGGTCGTATTAAAAGGGGACAGCTTCCAGGAGAAGTACGAGGAAGCGCATCGTCTCGTTGACGAAATACTTGCAGATGGCAAAGATAATTAA
- a CDS encoding PadR family transcriptional regulator, protein MSVHDQMMKGLLDGAILGLISQSETYGYEILEKLKENNFPEISDGSIYPVLLRLDKKGYVSTRMIKSDTGGPKRKYYSITDEGLEELKLFNEKWLSLNEGMNNLMRSVNNVE, encoded by the coding sequence ATGTCAGTTCATGATCAAATGATGAAAGGATTACTGGATGGGGCGATTCTAGGTTTAATTTCTCAAAGCGAAACTTACGGTTATGAAATACTAGAGAAGCTGAAAGAAAATAATTTTCCTGAAATTAGCGATGGAAGTATTTATCCTGTCTTATTAAGACTTGATAAAAAAGGTTATGTATCAACCAGAATGATAAAGTCTGATACTGGTGGTCCGAAACGTAAATATTATTCTATTACGGATGAAGGTTTAGAAGAGCTGAAATTATTTAATGAGAAATGGTTATCGTTAAATGAAGGTATGAATAATTTGATGAGGAGTGTCAATAATGTTGAGTAA
- the ribB gene encoding 3,4-dihydroxy-2-butanone-4-phosphate synthase, whose protein sequence is MFDSIEEALQDLKLGKPIIVVDDEDRENEGDLIAITDFMTEETINFMITHARGLVCAPISHELNDKLGLLPMTMNNQDPNKTAFTVSIDHKDTTTGISAKERYMTVKALTDNNVTLAQFNQPGHIFPLIAQQGGVLKRKGHTEACVDLAQLTGASETGVICEIIKDDGTMARRDDLVLYKEKHQLKMITIDAIIDYIKSTKPLVTREAKVHMPTAFGTFQMYGFKEIYSDKEHVAYVKPYKGIPHIRIHSECLTGDVFHSKRCDCGKQLEEAMLHIDKHGGILLYLRQEGRGIGLINKLKAYEKIEQGLDTVEANHALGFGSDLRDYAVAASMLRDLGVNKVELLTNNPRKITGLKHYGIEVIERIPHQFQSVEENKDYLETKKQKLGHLLKENLI, encoded by the coding sequence ATGTTTGATTCCATTGAAGAAGCACTGCAAGATTTGAAGCTTGGTAAACCGATTATCGTAGTTGACGATGAAGACCGTGAAAATGAAGGAGATCTCATTGCGATTACAGACTTTATGACCGAAGAGACGATCAACTTTATGATTACGCATGCAAGAGGACTTGTCTGTGCGCCGATTTCGCATGAACTTAACGATAAGCTGGGACTTTTGCCAATGACGATGAACAATCAGGATCCAAATAAAACGGCATTTACAGTCAGTATCGATCATAAAGATACGACGACAGGCATTAGTGCAAAGGAACGCTATATGACAGTGAAAGCCCTGACAGATAATAATGTCACGTTAGCTCAGTTTAACCAGCCAGGTCATATCTTCCCGCTCATTGCACAGCAAGGTGGGGTGCTTAAACGAAAAGGTCATACAGAAGCATGTGTGGATCTGGCACAGCTCACAGGTGCAAGTGAGACGGGCGTTATCTGTGAAATTATTAAAGATGACGGGACGATGGCGAGACGTGACGACTTAGTCCTATATAAAGAGAAGCATCAATTGAAGATGATTACAATCGATGCCATCATTGACTATATTAAGTCGACAAAGCCACTTGTCACGCGTGAAGCGAAAGTACATATGCCGACAGCTTTCGGTACATTTCAGATGTATGGCTTTAAAGAAATCTATTCGGATAAAGAACACGTTGCATATGTGAAGCCTTACAAAGGGATTCCCCATATTCGCATCCATTCAGAATGTCTAACTGGAGACGTCTTCCATAGTAAACGCTGTGATTGCGGCAAGCAGCTTGAAGAAGCGATGCTGCATATTGATAAGCACGGCGGTATACTGCTTTATTTAAGACAGGAAGGCCGAGGTATCGGGCTTATCAATAAACTGAAAGCTTACGAAAAGATTGAACAAGGACTCGATACAGTAGAAGCGAACCATGCGCTCGGCTTTGGCAGTGATTTGCGCGATTATGCTGTCGCTGCATCAATGCTTCGGGATCTCGGTGTAAATAAAGTAGAACTGCTGACGAATAATCCTCGTAAGATAACAGGGCTCAAGCATTATGGCATCGAAGTAATCGAACGCATTCCGCACCAATTTCAAAGTGTGGAAGAGAACAAAGATTATCTTGAAACTAAAAAACAAAAACTAGGACATTTACTAAAGGAGAATTTAATATGA
- the hutI gene encoding imidazolonepropionase, which translates to MNDLIIQNISELILPKKTEKPLKGAELADLRIVQNGTVVIKDGKIIYAGEFNDEYTANETIDATGKTVSPTLVDAHTHLVHGGSREHEMSLKRQGVSYLEILEQGGGIHSTVKATREASEDELFDKAEHELLRMIHHGVLSVESKSGYGLSLEHELKQLRVSKRLQEKYGINMKHTYLGPHAVPKDKDSDTFIKECIDDLEKVKDLADFADIFCETGVFTIDQSREYMQAAKKLGMPVKIHADEIDPLGGLELAIEEDAISADHLVAASEKGKQMLKDSDTVAVLLPGTTFYLDKNEYADARGMLDNNGAIAIATDYNPGSCVTSNLQMVMSIAALKLKLSPKEIWNAVTVNAAKAIGLDAGTIDAGDEANLVIWHAKNHEYVPYQYGVNHAEKVIHKGKVIVENEFKLK; encoded by the coding sequence ATGAACGATTTAATAATTCAGAACATTAGTGAACTGATCTTACCGAAGAAGACAGAGAAACCATTAAAAGGGGCTGAACTTGCAGACCTTCGTATTGTTCAGAACGGCACGGTTGTTATTAAGGATGGTAAGATTATCTATGCAGGTGAATTCAATGATGAGTACACTGCGAACGAAACGATTGACGCCACTGGAAAGACGGTATCGCCAACACTTGTCGATGCACATACACATCTAGTGCACGGTGGATCACGTGAACACGAAATGAGCTTGAAACGCCAAGGGGTGTCCTACTTAGAAATATTAGAACAAGGCGGCGGTATTCACTCTACAGTGAAAGCAACGCGAGAAGCAAGTGAAGACGAGCTGTTTGATAAAGCAGAACATGAACTGCTGCGCATGATTCACCACGGTGTATTAAGCGTTGAAAGCAAGAGTGGTTACGGCTTAAGTTTAGAACATGAGTTAAAACAGTTACGCGTGTCAAAAAGATTACAAGAAAAATACGGCATCAATATGAAACATACGTACCTTGGACCACACGCCGTACCAAAAGATAAAGATAGCGATACATTTATTAAAGAATGTATCGACGACCTGGAAAAGGTGAAAGACTTAGCAGACTTTGCCGATATCTTCTGCGAAACAGGTGTATTTACAATCGATCAGTCACGTGAATATATGCAGGCAGCGAAAAAGCTTGGCATGCCAGTAAAAATTCATGCAGATGAAATCGACCCGCTCGGTGGATTAGAACTTGCGATCGAAGAAGATGCAATCAGTGCCGATCACTTAGTCGCAGCAAGTGAAAAAGGCAAACAAATGCTAAAAGACAGTGATACAGTCGCAGTATTATTACCAGGAACAACATTCTACCTTGATAAAAATGAATACGCAGACGCACGCGGAATGCTGGACAATAACGGTGCCATTGCGATTGCGACAGACTACAATCCAGGAAGCTGTGTAACAAGTAACTTACAGATGGTGATGAGCATTGCAGCACTGAAACTTAAATTATCACCGAAAGAAATCTGGAATGCTGTTACAGTAAATGCAGCGAAAGCTATTGGCTTAGATGCTGGAACAATCGACGCTGGAGACGAAGCAAACTTAGTCATATGGCATGCGAAGAACCATGAATATGTACCATATCAATATGGTGTCAACCATGCAGAAAAAGTGATTCATAAAGGGAAAGTCATTGTTGAGAATGAATTTAAGTTGAAATAG
- the ribH gene encoding 6,7-dimethyl-8-ribityllumazine synthase encodes MNYSAKLTGEGLKIAVITSRFNHFITDRLTEGALDTLERHGVIKEDIDTFLVPGAFELPFVASKLAQKQKYDAVITLGCVIRGATTHYDYVCNEAAKGIAKASEYGTPVIFGVVTTESIEQAIERAGTKAGNKGGEAAISAIEMANLNKMMDEI; translated from the coding sequence ATGAACTATAGTGCAAAGTTAACAGGTGAAGGTTTAAAGATTGCAGTTATTACATCACGTTTTAATCATTTTATTACAGACCGTCTGACTGAAGGAGCGCTCGATACTTTAGAACGACACGGTGTGATCAAGGAGGATATCGATACATTTTTAGTGCCAGGTGCGTTTGAACTTCCATTTGTCGCTTCAAAGCTTGCACAAAAACAAAAATATGATGCAGTCATTACATTAGGTTGTGTCATTCGCGGGGCGACAACACATTACGACTATGTATGTAATGAAGCGGCAAAAGGTATTGCGAAAGCTTCTGAATATGGCACTCCGGTCATCTTCGGCGTAGTAACAACAGAAAGTATCGAACAGGCGATTGAAAGAGCTGGAACAAAAGCAGGGAATAAAGGTGGAGAAGCAGCAATTAGTGCGATTGAAATGGCGAACTTAAATAAGATGATGGATGAGATATAA
- a CDS encoding riboflavin synthase, with protein MFTGIVEEVGTISQMKQQSDTTVMTINCQKILSDMHIGDSISVNGVCLTVTSFNAQSFTVDIVRGTSAITLFHTMKVGTEVNLERALLPTTRLGGHFVSGHIDTSVSVKRIQQNEKTYIIELVCPEQFRRNVIPKGSIAVNGISLTIFELTNTITLNIIPETVRSTMLKTLKTGDKVHIEFDMLGKYILNQMKSSETLTLSKLEMMM; from the coding sequence TTGTTTACAGGTATCGTAGAAGAAGTCGGTACAATTTCTCAGATGAAGCAGCAAAGTGATACGACAGTGATGACGATTAACTGTCAGAAAATATTATCCGATATGCATATCGGAGACTCTATTAGCGTAAACGGTGTGTGCCTGACGGTGACATCATTTAATGCGCAGTCGTTTACCGTTGATATCGTGCGTGGTACTAGTGCGATTACGCTTTTTCACACGATGAAAGTCGGCACCGAAGTGAACCTTGAACGCGCATTACTGCCGACAACGCGTCTTGGTGGCCACTTCGTCAGCGGACATATCGACACGAGTGTCTCGGTGAAACGTATCCAGCAGAATGAAAAGACTTATATTATCGAACTTGTCTGCCCGGAACAATTCAGACGAAACGTGATTCCTAAAGGTTCGATTGCAGTGAACGGTATTTCTCTGACGATCTTTGAACTGACGAATACAATCACATTAAATATTATTCCTGAAACAGTACGCAGCACGATGCTTAAGACACTTAAGACGGGCGATAAAGTACATATCGAATTTGATATGCTCGGCAAATATATATTAAATCAGATGAAGTCGAGTGAAACACTCACTTTATCTAAACTGGAGATGATGATGTAA
- a CDS encoding YjjG family noncanonical pyrimidine nucleotidase, translating to MYKYILCDLDNTILDFKKGEENAIKRVFESEGVTFSNELYTRYHDINIGLWRELEAGKVDKRHVLTHRFEVFFKTLDIDVDGAVKEQIFRENINNSHDLVDGALQFLDYLKSKGYILCTATNGVFYTQMKRMKDAGILDYFTHHFISEEIGFEKPHHNFFKHCIETLGVTDLSQVLMIGDTYTSDIIGAQQFGIDSCYYGVKQVDATYHIEKLSEIENIL from the coding sequence ATGTACAAATATATTTTATGTGATTTAGATAATACGATTCTCGATTTTAAAAAAGGTGAAGAAAATGCGATTAAGCGTGTGTTTGAGTCGGAAGGTGTGACTTTTTCTAATGAATTATACACACGTTATCATGATATTAATATCGGGCTTTGGCGTGAGCTCGAAGCGGGGAAGGTCGATAAGCGTCATGTACTGACACATCGTTTTGAAGTGTTCTTTAAGACACTTGATATTGATGTGGACGGTGCAGTAAAGGAACAGATTTTTAGAGAAAATATTAATAACAGCCATGATCTCGTTGATGGTGCACTGCAGTTTCTGGATTATTTAAAGAGTAAGGGTTATATTCTTTGTACTGCAACGAATGGTGTGTTCTATACGCAGATGAAACGAATGAAAGATGCCGGTATATTGGATTATTTCACGCATCATTTTATATCTGAAGAGATTGGTTTTGAAAAGCCGCATCATAATTTTTTTAAACACTGTATTGAGACACTTGGAGTCACAGATCTATCACAAGTGCTGATGATCGGGGATACATATACGTCAGATATCATCGGTGCACAACAGTTCGGGATAGATAGCTGTTACTACGGAGTAAAACAAGTGGATGCCACATATCACATCGAAAAATTATCAGAGATAGAAAATATCTTATAA
- a CDS encoding GNAT family N-acetyltransferase: MVEIRNAEVNDAEGILAYCKIVGGETDNLLFGSEGLGFSVDTERTIVENIAAKEKDIMLVAMDGEKVVGIGNIGGNTRERISHQARLAISLRKDYWGQGIGSRMMQALIDFAKGKSIEIITLEVYHDNESAIKLYQKFGFEEIGYFKNFSKVNGKYKDAVLMNLYL; encoded by the coding sequence ATGGTTGAGATTAGAAATGCTGAAGTTAATGATGCTGAAGGGATACTTGCGTACTGCAAAATTGTCGGCGGGGAAACGGATAATCTGCTGTTTGGCAGTGAGGGCCTTGGATTCTCTGTTGATACTGAACGTACGATTGTAGAGAACATTGCAGCGAAAGAAAAGGATATTATGCTCGTTGCAATGGATGGTGAGAAAGTTGTAGGTATTGGGAATATCGGTGGAAATACGCGCGAGAGAATCAGTCATCAGGCACGATTGGCGATATCCTTGCGTAAAGATTACTGGGGACAAGGCATTGGAAGTCGCATGATGCAGGCATTAATTGATTTTGCAAAAGGAAAGTCAATCGAAATTATTACACTGGAAGTTTATCATGATAATGAATCAGCGATAAAGCTGTATCAGAAATTTGGTTTTGAAGAAATCGGTTATTTTAAGAATTTTTCAAAAGTAAATGGTAAATATAAAGATGCTGTACTGATGAATCTATATCTTTAA
- the ribD gene encoding bifunctional diaminohydroxyphosphoribosylaminopyrimidine deaminase/5-amino-6-(5-phosphoribosylamino)uracil reductase RibD has protein sequence MYINKAFELVKWTEGQTGMNPAVGCVIVKDDRIVGIGAHLTEGEAHAEVNAINMAGTHALGATLYCTLEPCSHHGKTPPCTEKIVAAGISKVVYAASDVTLSSGVSYMQSKGIEVEKVEDDAIDAFYAPFFKSKTASVPYVTIKMATTIDGKTADDESISKWITNDKSRAHAHRVRYGMDAILVGYNTYKKDTPTLDARLYKDKRIYKVIVTNGPFVLNTQDDNDYDRSRLIVISAIAQHIEGVTIIHVPHLSPEDILKALYNERIRNLLIEGGMQTIRSFIEAQCYNEIHHYIAPKLLGGTSKHQFLTTDTLSSMRDMTHFNLVSVNQFDDDVLLIYRKA, from the coding sequence ATGTATATTAACAAAGCATTTGAACTAGTGAAATGGACAGAAGGACAGACTGGGATGAATCCTGCTGTCGGCTGTGTTATCGTCAAAGATGATCGCATCGTCGGCATCGGTGCCCACCTGACTGAAGGTGAGGCGCATGCTGAAGTGAATGCGATTAACATGGCAGGTACTCATGCGCTTGGTGCGACACTTTATTGCACGCTTGAGCCATGCAGCCATCATGGGAAGACGCCACCTTGTACCGAGAAGATCGTCGCTGCTGGCATAAGTAAGGTTGTCTATGCAGCGTCAGATGTAACATTATCTTCAGGTGTAAGCTATATGCAGTCTAAAGGTATAGAAGTTGAAAAGGTGGAAGATGATGCAATCGATGCGTTTTATGCACCTTTTTTCAAGAGTAAGACAGCATCAGTCCCTTATGTTACGATCAAGATGGCGACAACGATTGACGGTAAGACTGCCGATGACGAAAGTATAAGCAAATGGATTACGAACGATAAATCTCGTGCACATGCACATCGTGTGCGTTACGGGATGGATGCGATATTGGTTGGGTACAATACATATAAAAAGGATACACCGACCCTTGACGCGCGACTTTACAAAGATAAACGCATCTACAAAGTCATCGTTACAAATGGTCCATTTGTATTAAATACACAAGACGATAACGATTATGACAGGTCACGATTAATTGTCATTTCAGCCATCGCGCAGCATATCGAAGGCGTGACAATTATCCATGTCCCGCACTTAAGTCCTGAAGATATATTAAAAGCGCTTTATAACGAGCGCATCCGTAATTTATTAATTGAAGGCGGTATGCAGACCATCCGCTCTTTTATTGAAGCACAGTGCTATAACGAAATACACCACTACATTGCCCCGAAACTGTTAGGTGGAACTTCAAAACATCAGTTTTTAACGACTGATACGCTTTCCTCAATGCGTGATATGACGCATTTTAATCTTGTCTCTGTAAATCAGTTCGACGACGACGTACTCCTTATTTACAGAAAGGCGTGA
- the pnuC gene encoding nicotinamide riboside transporter PnuC, producing MFLVKDFKGFTTYEKVFFGLFMLVQVAILVYFRIVDGTTDWLNVVASVSGILCVIMSAKGRLSTFFYGLIQVASYGYISYMHKYYGEVGLQVVFGIFQFVGLYFWIRNMHSDHLTDDPNVQEVDSRGLDVKGWGITAIITAAIYSLVVYLLVSRTDANQPFVDGIATSLSLVGQTLMTLRYKEQWLFWILINIVSIFLWARGMFQNGAIDAAGVTMVVMWVGFLINSVYGYYYWKKLQHANIENR from the coding sequence ATGTTTTTAGTTAAGGACTTTAAAGGCTTCACAACTTATGAGAAAGTGTTCTTCGGTTTATTTATGCTCGTACAAGTAGCGATACTGGTTTACTTCAGAATCGTAGATGGTACGACAGACTGGCTGAATGTAGTAGCGAGTGTATCAGGAATTCTTTGTGTCATTATGAGTGCGAAAGGAAGACTTTCTACATTCTTCTACGGACTGATACAAGTAGCATCTTACGGATATATTAGTTATATGCATAAATATTACGGAGAAGTCGGATTACAAGTAGTCTTTGGAATCTTCCAGTTTGTAGGACTATACTTCTGGATTCGTAACATGCACTCAGATCATTTAACAGATGATCCGAACGTGCAGGAAGTAGATTCACGTGGACTAGATGTAAAAGGATGGGGCATTACAGCTATCATCACTGCAGCCATCTATAGTCTAGTAGTCTATCTGCTTGTTTCAAGAACAGATGCAAATCAACCGTTCGTTGATGGAATAGCGACAAGCTTAAGCTTAGTCGGACAGACATTGATGACATTACGTTATAAAGAACAATGGCTGTTCTGGATTCTGATCAATATCGTATCCATCTTCTTATGGGCACGCGGCATGTTCCAGAATGGCGCAATTGACGCAGCCGGCGTAACGATGGTTGTGATGTGGGTCGGATTCTTGATTAACAGTGTATATGGCTATTACTACTGGAAGAAATTACAGCACGCTAATATTGAAAATAGATAG